One Mycoplasmopsis caviae DNA segment encodes these proteins:
- the rplO gene encoding 50S ribosomal protein L15 → MNSTLQSLKPTPGSRVEKHRVGRGHAAGKGKQAGKGQSGQNKRKGHRLGFEGGQTPWFRRIGKRGFTNVNHIEYQIVNLIDLENNFKSNDTIDLESLFKANLIKRQMPVKLLGNGQVTKKFKVNLHAASKSAIEAIEAKGGKVTLL, encoded by the coding sequence ATGAACTCAACATTACAATCATTAAAACCTACTCCTGGTTCACGTGTAGAAAAACATCGCGTTGGTCGTGGACATGCTGCTGGAAAAGGTAAACAAGCTGGTAAAGGTCAAAGTGGACAAAATAAACGTAAAGGTCACAGATTAGGATTTGAAGGTGGTCAAACACCTTGATTCCGTCGTATTGGAAAACGTGGTTTTACAAATGTTAATCATATCGAATACCAAATAGTTAATTTAATTGATTTAGAAAACAATTTCAAATCAAATGATACAATCGATTTAGAATCATTATTTAAAGCTAACTTGATTAAAAGACAAATGCCTGTTAAATTATTAGGAAACGGTCAAGTAACCAAAAAATTCAAAGTTAATCTTCATGCAGCTTCAAAAAGTGCAATCGAAGCAATTGAAGCAAAAGGTGGAAAAGTTACTTTATTATAG
- the rplR gene encoding 50S ribosomal protein L18 translates to MATLSRNQARQVKHLRERQSISGTATKPRLCVFKSHTNFYAQLIDDTTGHTLASVSTLDPKAKGKYHGNITSATKAGEEMGTKIVALKLKEIVFDRSGYIYHGRVKAFAEGVRNTAKGVKF, encoded by the coding sequence GCTACATTATCTCGTAATCAAGCACGCCAAGTTAAACACTTACGTGAACGTCAAAGTATTTCAGGCACTGCTACTAAACCGCGTCTTTGTGTTTTTAAATCTCATACAAACTTTTATGCACAATTAATTGACGATACTACAGGCCACACTTTAGCAAGTGTTTCAACACTTGATCCTAAAGCAAAAGGCAAATATCACGGAAATATTACTTCAGCAACAAAGGCTGGTGAAGAAATGGGAACCAAAATTGTTGCTCTTAAATTAAAAGAAATAGTATTCGATCGTTCAGGTTACATTTATCATGGACGTGTTAAGGCCTTCGCAGAAGGTGTAAGAAATACAGCTAAAGGAGTTAAATTCTAA
- the rpsE gene encoding 30S ribosomal protein S5 → MAEAEVKKVVSQQPKETNGQGTKEVVAPKAKFDNKDKKQIWEKRPLGQKSSSQNPRSHAKSDKNARRDRRSHFDAVDNEFSEKVVNISRVTKVVKGGRRFSFAAFVVVGDKKGRVGFGHGKANEVPDSIKKAVKDAKNHLITVPIQNKITVPHEVQAKFLASRVMLKPATKGKGIVASGTVRAVVELAGYTDIYTKTYSSRSKANIVRATLKALQLLRTPEQIADIRGKDVKELLA, encoded by the coding sequence ATGGCAGAAGCAGAAGTAAAGAAAGTTGTTTCTCAACAACCTAAAGAAACTAATGGACAAGGTACTAAAGAAGTAGTAGCTCCTAAGGCAAAATTTGATAATAAAGATAAAAAACAAATTTGAGAAAAAAGACCTTTAGGTCAAAAATCATCTTCTCAAAATCCACGTTCACATGCAAAAAGCGACAAGAATGCTCGTCGTGATCGTCGTAGTCACTTTGACGCAGTTGATAATGAATTCAGTGAAAAAGTTGTTAATATCTCGCGTGTAACAAAAGTTGTTAAAGGTGGACGTCGTTTCTCATTTGCAGCCTTTGTAGTTGTTGGTGATAAAAAAGGACGTGTTGGATTTGGACATGGAAAGGCCAATGAGGTTCCAGATTCGATCAAGAAAGCAGTTAAAGATGCAAAAAATCACCTTATTACAGTTCCAATTCAAAACAAAATCACAGTACCTCACGAAGTACAAGCTAAATTTTTAGCTTCAAGAGTTATGCTTAAGCCTGCTACAAAAGGTAAGGGTATTGTTGCTAGTGGTACAGTTAGAGCGGTTGTTGAACTTGCTGGTTACACAGATATTTACACAAAAACATACAGCTCACGTTCAAAGGCTAACATTGTTAGAGCAACTCTAAAGGCTCTTCAATTACTAAGAACACCTGAACAAATAGCTGACATTCGTGGTAAAGATGTTAAGGAACTTTTAGCCTAA